One segment of Pseudomonas asgharzadehiana DNA contains the following:
- a CDS encoding acyl-CoA dehydrogenase, with translation MAGKASFNWIDPLLLDQQLTEEERMVRDSAEQFAQDKLAPRVLEAFRHEKTDPAIFREMGETGLLGAMIPEQYGGSGLNYVSYGLIAREVERVDSGYRSMMSVQSSLVMVPINEFGTEAQKQKYLPKLASGEWIGCFGLTEPNHGSDPGAMITRARKVEGGYSLTGAKMWITNSPIADVFVVWGKDDAGDIRGFVLEKGWKGLSAPAIHGKVGLRASITGEIVMDNVFVPEENIFPDVRGLKGPFTCLNSARYGISWGALGAAEFCWHTARQYTLDRHQFGRPLAATQLIQKKLADMQTEITLALQGCLRLGRMKDEGTAAVEITSIMKRNSCGKSLDIARMARDMLGGNGISDEFGVARHLVNLEVVNTYEGTHDVHALILGRAQTGLQAFY, from the coding sequence ATGGCTGGCAAGGCAAGCTTCAACTGGATCGATCCACTGCTGCTGGATCAACAGCTCACCGAAGAAGAGCGCATGGTGCGCGACAGTGCTGAGCAATTCGCCCAGGACAAACTAGCGCCGCGTGTGCTCGAAGCTTTCCGTCATGAGAAGACCGACCCTGCAATCTTTCGAGAAATGGGTGAAACCGGGTTGTTGGGCGCGATGATTCCCGAACAGTACGGTGGCAGTGGCTTGAACTACGTCAGCTACGGGCTGATTGCGCGTGAGGTTGAGCGTGTCGACTCTGGTTACCGTTCGATGATGAGCGTGCAGTCGTCATTGGTCATGGTGCCTATCAATGAATTTGGCACCGAGGCGCAAAAACAGAAGTACTTGCCGAAATTGGCCTCTGGAGAGTGGATTGGCTGTTTCGGCCTGACCGAGCCAAACCATGGCTCTGATCCGGGCGCGATGATCACGCGTGCGCGCAAAGTGGAGGGCGGATACAGCCTGACAGGCGCGAAGATGTGGATCACCAACAGTCCGATCGCGGATGTGTTCGTGGTGTGGGGCAAGGACGACGCGGGTGATATCCGCGGGTTTGTTCTGGAAAAAGGCTGGAAGGGGCTGAGTGCGCCGGCGATTCACGGCAAGGTCGGGCTGCGGGCCTCCATCACCGGTGAGATCGTGATGGATAACGTATTCGTCCCGGAAGAGAACATCTTCCCTGATGTGCGAGGCTTGAAGGGGCCTTTCACCTGTCTGAACTCGGCGCGCTATGGCATTTCCTGGGGGGCGTTGGGCGCCGCCGAGTTCTGCTGGCACACCGCTCGCCAATACACCTTGGACCGTCACCAGTTCGGTCGGCCTTTGGCGGCGACTCAGTTGATCCAGAAGAAGCTGGCCGATATGCAGACTGAGATCACTCTGGCCCTGCAAGGCTGCCTGCGCCTGGGGCGCATGAAGGATGAAGGCACGGCTGCGGTAGAGATTACTTCGATCATGAAGCGCAACTCGTGCGGCAAGTCTCTGGATATCGCGCGTATGGCACGGGACATGTTGGGCGGCAACGGCATTTCCGACGAATTCGGGGTGGCGCGTCATCTGGTGAATCTGGAGGTGGTTAACACCTATGAAGGTACCCACGACGTGCACGCCTTGATTCTGGGGCGTGCGCAAACCGGTCTTCAGGCGTTCTATTAA
- a CDS encoding CaiB/BaiF CoA transferase family protein, giving the protein MGALSHLRVLDLSRVLAGPWAGQILADLGAEVIKVERPGSGDDTRAWGPPFLKDAYGENTSEAAYYLSANRNKESVTIDFTRPEGQKLVRDLAAKSDILIENFKVDGLAAYGLDYESLKEINPELIYCSITGFGQTGPYAARAGYDFMIQGLGGLMSLTGRPEGDEGAGPVKVGVALTDILTGLYSTVAILAALAHRDHDGGGQHVDMALLDVQVACLANQAMNYLTTGVPPKRLGNAHPNIVPYQDFPTADGDFILTVGNDGQFRKFAQVAGQPQWADDPRFSTNKVRVVNRAVLIPLIRQATVFKTTAEWVAQLEQVGVPCGPINDLSQVFADPQVKARGLAMQLPHALAGLVPQVASPIRLSKTPVEYRSAPPLLGEHTELVLKRVLGLAPLNIAALKEAGVI; this is encoded by the coding sequence ATGGGCGCGCTATCGCATCTGCGGGTATTGGACTTATCGCGAGTGTTGGCGGGCCCTTGGGCCGGGCAGATTCTTGCGGACCTCGGGGCAGAGGTAATAAAGGTTGAACGCCCCGGTAGTGGTGACGACACGCGGGCCTGGGGGCCCCCCTTCCTTAAAGATGCTTATGGCGAGAACACCAGTGAGGCGGCGTATTACTTGTCTGCCAATCGTAATAAAGAATCGGTGACTATCGACTTCACCCGGCCTGAGGGGCAGAAGCTGGTACGGGATCTGGCGGCTAAGTCCGACATCCTCATCGAGAATTTTAAGGTGGATGGTTTAGCGGCCTATGGGCTGGATTATGAGTCGCTCAAGGAGATTAATCCTGAGTTGATCTATTGCTCTATCACGGGCTTCGGCCAAACCGGACCTTATGCCGCGCGTGCGGGTTATGACTTCATGATCCAGGGGCTGGGCGGGCTGATGAGTCTGACTGGTCGGCCGGAAGGTGATGAGGGGGCGGGGCCGGTAAAGGTGGGAGTGGCGTTGACTGACATTCTCACGGGCCTCTATTCGACGGTGGCCATTCTTGCTGCGCTGGCGCATCGAGATCATGACGGTGGCGGGCAACACGTCGATATGGCGTTGCTCGATGTTCAGGTGGCCTGCTTGGCTAATCAGGCGATGAATTATCTGACGACGGGGGTGCCTCCGAAGCGCCTGGGTAACGCTCATCCGAATATTGTCCCTTATCAGGATTTCCCCACGGCCGATGGTGATTTCATCCTGACTGTGGGTAATGACGGGCAGTTTCGCAAGTTTGCGCAAGTGGCGGGTCAGCCGCAGTGGGCGGATGACCCACGTTTCTCCACTAATAAAGTGCGGGTGGTTAACCGTGCGGTGCTGATTCCGTTGATTCGCCAGGCGACGGTCTTCAAGACGACGGCGGAGTGGGTGGCCCAGCTTGAGCAAGTTGGGGTGCCTTGTGGTCCGATCAATGACCTTTCGCAGGTGTTTGCCGATCCTCAGGTGAAGGCGCGTGGGCTGGCGATGCAGTTGCCTCATGCGTTGGCGGGGTTGGTGCCGCAAGTTGCCAGTCCGATTCGGTTATCCAAGACACCTGTGGAGTATCGCAGCGCACCTCCTCTATTGGGTGAGCATACGGAGCTGGTGTTGAAGAGAGTGTTGGGGCTGGCGCCGTTGAATATTGCGGCGTTAAAAGAGGCGGGAGTCATCTAG